One window of Nostoc sp. C052 genomic DNA carries:
- a CDS encoding glutathione S-transferase family protein — MSSSKSRPEAYTVLYLVTVEQSHNNKLPKEKRFMITVHHLNNSRSQRVLWLLEELGIEYEIKFYERDAKTMLAPESLRQVHPLGKSPVITDADSTIAESGAIVEYLIDRYGNGRLVPASSTPEYLRYKYWLHYAEGSAMPLLVMQLVLNNFGAGESSVVSGFVAPQIKLHFDYIESELHKNTWFAGEEFTAADIQMSFPLEVIAIQPKEVESRPKLKEFVERIQTRPAYKRALERGGKYDFSSQ, encoded by the coding sequence TTGTCTTCATCAAAGAGTCGCCCAGAAGCCTACACTGTACTGTACTTAGTCACTGTAGAGCAGTCACATAACAATAAGCTACCAAAAGAGAAACGTTTTATGATAACTGTGCATCATCTTAACAACTCGCGATCGCAGCGTGTGCTATGGCTGCTCGAAGAATTAGGTATCGAATACGAGATCAAGTTCTATGAACGCGATGCAAAGACGATGCTGGCACCAGAATCGCTGCGCCAAGTTCATCCTCTCGGCAAGTCACCAGTGATCACAGATGCAGACTCGACGATTGCTGAATCAGGGGCGATCGTCGAATACCTAATCGATCGCTACGGTAATGGTCGGCTAGTCCCAGCATCGAGTACGCCGGAGTATCTGCGCTATAAGTATTGGCTACATTACGCCGAAGGCTCGGCAATGCCCCTGCTAGTGATGCAGTTGGTATTGAACAACTTCGGAGCAGGAGAAAGTAGTGTGGTTAGCGGATTCGTCGCACCCCAGATCAAACTTCACTTTGACTATATAGAAAGCGAACTTCATAAAAATACGTGGTTTGCGGGTGAAGAATTTACCGCCGCCGATATCCAAATGAGCTTTCCTTTGGAAGTCATCGCTATACAACCCAAAGAAGTTGAGAGCCGGCCAAAGCTGAAAGAATTTGTCGAGCGCATTCAAACGCGACCTGCTTACAAACGCGCCCTTGAGCGTGGAGGTAAATATGACTTCTCCTCTCAATAA
- a CDS encoding cyclopropane-fatty-acyl-phospholipid synthase family protein: protein MTASTLLQEIEKYIPIVGDINIKSPLAYQATRGAVEVVNTVQMAVAEAYINGLEVPDFVLESLFDTCMPIFFQYFPSLLAPYEWVLKETDHLAEGSRELMKIQYDLPQAMLNTMLGDGKLIYPKYSMGLWEKGALNLEQSQMQMIDDVIEKLDIKDGDNILDFGCGWGCVPNYILSKFPNVKFTGLNLSHEQCEYIRHKMQDPESYLSSDRFTLYEGDLNNANFETKFDKILSIGVFCHVGNLTGAFKKLASFLKDDGKVLIHIITVRIPNNMSSVYTHKYIFPHGRYWNYDAVPSHKQDLKTIKQWYLNGFNYSKTLTHWLRNFDENQATIKTLNYSMDYAKFRRIWRFYLIWFIRNFACCDGEYNGNGQFLMVHA from the coding sequence ATGACTGCTAGTACCCTGCTGCAAGAAATAGAAAAGTATATCCCGATTGTGGGAGATATAAATATCAAGAGTCCATTAGCATACCAAGCAACTCGTGGGGCGGTTGAGGTAGTCAACACAGTTCAAATGGCAGTGGCAGAGGCTTATATCAACGGATTAGAAGTTCCTGATTTCGTCTTAGAATCGCTTTTTGATACCTGTATGCCAATTTTCTTTCAGTATTTCCCATCTCTCCTGGCACCGTATGAATGGGTATTAAAAGAAACTGATCATCTGGCCGAAGGATCGCGGGAACTAATGAAAATTCAGTACGACTTGCCTCAAGCCATGCTGAATACTATGTTAGGGGACGGGAAACTCATTTATCCTAAGTACAGTATGGGATTGTGGGAAAAAGGAGCATTAAACCTTGAGCAATCGCAGATGCAGATGATTGATGATGTGATTGAAAAGTTAGACATCAAAGATGGAGACAATATCTTAGACTTTGGGTGCGGGTGGGGATGTGTTCCTAATTACATTCTTTCTAAGTTCCCCAATGTCAAGTTTACGGGTCTTAATTTGAGCCACGAGCAATGTGAATATATTCGCCACAAAATGCAAGATCCTGAGAGTTATCTCAGTTCCGATCGGTTTACACTATATGAAGGTGATTTAAATAATGCAAATTTCGAGACAAAGTTTGATAAAATCCTCTCGATTGGTGTTTTTTGTCATGTTGGTAACTTAACGGGAGCCTTTAAAAAATTAGCTTCGTTTCTTAAGGATGATGGCAAAGTTCTTATTCACATCATCACAGTCCGCATCCCTAACAATATGTCCAGCGTTTACACCCACAAATATATTTTTCCACACGGTCGTTACTGGAATTACGATGCAGTTCCCAGCCATAAACAAGACCTCAAAACAATTAAACAATGGTATTTGAATGGCTTTAATTACTCTAAAACACTCACTCATTGGTTACGAAATTTTGACGAAAATCAGGCAACAATAAAAACATTAAACTATAGCATGGACTATGCTAAGTTTCGCCGGATATGGAGGTTTTATTTGATATGGTTTATTCGCAATTTTGCTTGCTGTGATGGAGAATATAATGGTAATGGTCAATTTTTAATGGTTCATGCTTAA
- a CDS encoding XDD3 family exosortase-dependent surface protein — translation MKTLKVFLATTAISVSLLSLSNQQASAGQLVDGWNYSIDSFQDGSGGSVFDIKGMAVKDSGDKIYVALTGGMPLGGTTDSDDYWNPGHSVHIGWSDLFFNFSGQDFQTASQSGQLFGVRFADYDSSLTTGVYQGVQAKSITTQHGGYSNLKWYYDWGWGQNNTQGTDLATTQDVYNYYYGSNVAQNATWNNTPILNAIGSGTKVGNISMLNDQQLNAAGLNFGNFSATGQYTIGFSFDKALIGDGNYVSNIFLECGNDGIALKGDLKSVPESAGTIGLLLTGLSFMASQLPQFRKKKQEA, via the coding sequence ATGAAAACTCTAAAAGTTTTTCTTGCCACTACAGCCATCAGCGTAAGCCTCCTGAGTCTATCTAATCAACAGGCAAGTGCTGGACAACTTGTCGATGGATGGAACTATAGTATTGATTCCTTCCAAGATGGTTCTGGAGGTTCGGTTTTTGATATCAAAGGTATGGCGGTCAAAGACTCAGGTGACAAAATCTATGTTGCTCTTACAGGCGGGATGCCTCTAGGTGGCACAACTGATTCCGATGACTACTGGAATCCGGGTCATTCAGTCCATATTGGTTGGAGCGACTTATTCTTCAATTTCTCAGGTCAAGACTTTCAAACAGCTAGTCAAAGTGGTCAGCTATTTGGTGTGAGGTTTGCCGACTATGACAGTAGCTTGACAACAGGAGTTTACCAAGGAGTCCAAGCAAAGAGTATCACTACCCAACATGGAGGCTACAGTAACTTGAAGTGGTATTACGACTGGGGCTGGGGTCAAAATAATACTCAAGGCACAGACTTAGCAACTACACAAGACGTTTACAACTATTACTACGGCTCTAATGTCGCTCAGAATGCTACTTGGAATAATACACCGATTCTCAATGCCATTGGATCGGGTACGAAAGTTGGCAATATCTCCATGCTTAACGATCAGCAACTCAATGCTGCTGGACTAAATTTTGGTAACTTTTCTGCTACTGGGCAATACACAATTGGCTTTTCTTTTGATAAGGCTTTAATAGGCGATGGTAATTATGTTAGTAATATCTTCTTGGAGTGCGGTAATGATGGAATAGCTCTCAAGGGCGATCTCAAGTCTGTACCAGAATCAGCCGGAACAATTGGTTTACTCTTAACAGGTTTGAGTTTTATGGCCAGCCAACTTCCACAGTTTCGCAAGAAAAAACAAGAGGCTTAA
- a CDS encoding prohibitin family protein, with amino-acid sequence MGFIVSLVTSLIAILVYLYTGRISDERSRLAIRTIMILIGSIAVLNSFSRLLVIVPPGNVGVVNFFGEVSEITLNPGVHLLNPFSKVLNFSTRLKDVKENVDATSQEGLSLNLDVSLQYKLDPQKAATVYKTIGTDETQLVISRFRSTVRAITANYPASAIYSTKRQEIAQKIDQQLTQEIPVLGFIVEEALLRNVKMPDTLQAAIQNKLKTEQENQQMKFVLEKERQEAERKLIEARGIADSQKIISGGLTNQVLQLRAIEATEKLAQSNNSKLVIIGSEKGAVPILIQPETGASKP; translated from the coding sequence ATGGGCTTTATAGTCTCTCTTGTAACTAGCTTAATTGCAATTCTCGTCTATCTCTATACAGGTAGGATATCTGATGAAAGGTCACGTTTAGCAATACGCACAATTATGATATTGATTGGCAGTATTGCAGTACTGAATTCTTTTTCTAGGCTTTTGGTGATTGTCCCACCTGGTAATGTCGGTGTCGTCAATTTCTTTGGTGAGGTTTCCGAAATTACTCTTAATCCTGGTGTCCACTTGCTTAACCCCTTTAGCAAGGTGCTGAATTTTTCTACTCGCCTTAAGGATGTAAAGGAAAATGTAGATGCAACATCCCAAGAAGGTTTGAGCCTAAATCTTGATGTCAGTCTTCAGTACAAGCTCGATCCGCAAAAGGCAGCTACAGTATATAAAACAATTGGAACTGATGAAACACAACTGGTGATTTCCAGATTCCGCTCTACTGTCCGCGCCATCACGGCAAATTACCCAGCCAGTGCTATTTACTCTACCAAACGCCAAGAAATCGCCCAAAAAATTGATCAACAACTTACCCAGGAGATACCAGTTTTGGGTTTCATCGTTGAAGAAGCTCTTTTACGAAACGTCAAAATGCCTGATACTCTACAAGCTGCAATTCAAAACAAACTCAAGACAGAGCAAGAAAATCAGCAGATGAAATTTGTTTTAGAGAAAGAGCGTCAAGAGGCAGAAAGAAAGCTTATTGAAGCGCGAGGTATAGCTGATTCGCAAAAAATTATCTCTGGTGGACTTACCAATCAAGTGCTACAATTACGAGCGATCGAAGCCACAGAAAAGCTAGCTCAATCTAATAATTCTAAGCTTGTAATTATTGGTTCTGAAAAAGGCGCAGTGCCTATTTTGATCCAGCCAGAAACAGGAGCCTCAAAGCCCTAA
- a CDS encoding elongation factor G, with product MNEKVKSGSRNVAIVGPYLSGKTTLLESLLFVTGAISRKGNIKDSNTVGDSAAESRDRQMSVEVSAASTEYNGIRFTFIDCPGSVEFAQETYNALIGVDAAIVVCEPIRERVLTLAPLFKFLDDWEIPHLVFVNKMDRANIHVLETLHALKAVSSRPLVAHQYPIMNGEQLTGFIDMVSEQAYQYHPGAPADPIPFPEHLKEEEHAARAEMLEALANFDDHLLEELLEDIEPSQEEIIKDLKMELGADLVVPVFFGVAEQDYGVRPLLEGLLREAPEPETTAERRLKNIKGDKPLAQVLKTFYTPQGGKLSLVRVWRGKLTDGIVLNGIRTGGIYRLMGQQQQFVNEVGPGEIVALSRLEGIKTGDTISTEQQSVMELPKAVQLEPVYALAITPEKRNDEVKLSSAITKLLEEDSSLAWEQHGDTHEVILWGQGEIHLQVTLDRLRRKYNLPMTTHLPQVPYKETIRKTVASVHGRYKHQSGGHGQFGDVFLEIKPLPRGTGFNFNETIVGGVVPKQYIPGVEMGVREFLTHGPLGFPIVDLAVTLTNGSYHNVDSSEQAFKQAARLAMQTGIPQAEPTLLEPILRVEVTTPSEFTSKVLQLLSGRRGQILGYEGRNDWQGWDNVSAYLPQAEMQNFIVELRSLTLGVGSFHWEYDHLQEVPEKLAERVIHSNSNGGNGNGK from the coding sequence ATGAACGAAAAAGTAAAATCGGGTTCGCGGAATGTTGCAATTGTCGGGCCTTATTTAAGTGGAAAAACCACTTTACTAGAAAGCTTGTTATTTGTCACAGGGGCAATTTCTCGCAAAGGCAATATTAAGGACAGCAATACAGTGGGAGATAGTGCAGCCGAGTCTCGCGATCGCCAGATGAGTGTAGAAGTCAGCGCCGCTAGCACTGAGTATAACGGCATTCGCTTCACCTTTATTGATTGTCCCGGAAGTGTAGAATTTGCTCAAGAAACATACAATGCTTTAATCGGAGTCGATGCAGCAATTGTAGTTTGCGAACCCATCCGCGAACGAGTCCTCACCCTTGCCCCTCTATTTAAATTCCTGGACGATTGGGAAATTCCCCACCTCGTCTTCGTCAACAAAATGGATCGGGCAAATATTCACGTTCTAGAAACGTTACACGCCCTGAAAGCAGTATCTAGCCGTCCCCTGGTAGCGCATCAATATCCCATCATGAACGGGGAACAACTCACCGGCTTTATCGATATGGTGAGCGAACAGGCATATCAATATCATCCAGGCGCACCTGCTGACCCTATTCCTTTCCCAGAACATTTAAAAGAAGAAGAACATGCAGCACGGGCAGAAATGCTCGAAGCTTTAGCAAATTTTGACGACCATTTACTCGAAGAACTTTTAGAAGACATCGAACCATCCCAAGAAGAAATCATCAAAGATTTAAAAATGGAATTAGGGGCAGATTTAGTAGTGCCCGTTTTCTTTGGTGTCGCAGAACAAGATTATGGTGTTAGACCTCTATTAGAAGGCTTGTTACGGGAAGCCCCCGAACCAGAAACCACAGCAGAACGCCGTTTAAAAAACATCAAAGGTGATAAACCTCTAGCACAGGTATTAAAAACTTTCTACACTCCCCAAGGTGGCAAACTTTCTCTGGTACGTGTTTGGCGGGGAAAATTAACTGATGGCATTGTCCTCAATGGCATTCGTACTGGTGGAATTTACCGCCTTATGGGACAACAACAGCAGTTCGTTAATGAAGTTGGCCCTGGTGAAATTGTCGCATTGAGCCGTTTAGAAGGAATTAAGACAGGGGATACAATCTCCACAGAACAGCAATCAGTGATGGAATTACCCAAAGCTGTACAGTTGGAACCTGTGTATGCCCTCGCCATTACCCCAGAAAAGCGCAACGATGAAGTTAAACTCAGCAGCGCTATTACCAAGTTGTTAGAAGAAGACTCTTCACTTGCTTGGGAACAACACGGCGATACTCACGAAGTAATCCTGTGGGGTCAAGGTGAGATTCATTTGCAAGTCACTCTAGACAGACTGCGCCGCAAATATAACTTGCCAATGACAACCCACTTACCGCAAGTGCCTTACAAAGAAACCATCCGTAAAACGGTGGCTTCAGTTCATGGACGCTACAAACATCAAAGCGGTGGTCACGGACAGTTTGGTGATGTTTTTCTCGAAATCAAGCCTTTACCACGTGGTACAGGTTTTAATTTTAATGAAACCATTGTCGGGGGCGTGGTTCCTAAACAGTACATTCCTGGCGTGGAAATGGGCGTGCGGGAATTTCTCACACATGGGCCTTTGGGCTTTCCAATAGTGGATTTGGCGGTAACTCTGACTAATGGTTCGTATCACAACGTTGATAGTTCCGAACAAGCCTTTAAACAAGCTGCCCGATTGGCAATGCAAACGGGGATACCGCAAGCAGAACCTACTTTGTTAGAACCAATTCTGCGCGTGGAAGTGACAACACCGAGTGAATTTACCTCGAAAGTGTTGCAACTATTGAGTGGTAGACGGGGGCAAATTTTAGGCTATGAGGGGAGAAATGATTGGCAAGGCTGGGATAATGTCTCTGCATACTTGCCACAAGCAGAGATGCAGAATTTTATTGTAGAGCTGCGATCGCTCACCTTGGGCGTTGGTTCCTTCCACTGGGAATATGACCATCTCCAAGAAGTGCCGGAAAAGCTTGCCGAACGTGTCATTCATAGTAATAGCAATGGTGGTAACGGCAACGGCAAGTAA
- a CDS encoding acyl-CoA desaturase — MKQYSNLTIISYIVGPTLIVVSHLGSLLIIVTGFSWGAALWAMLLYVIRMLATTGIYHRLLTHKSYQAPTSVLWVGSIVAASAGQMGPSWWKAHHIAHHQSSDQEKDPHSPYTPFKGIKGFWWSQAGWLFSPQFFPSKLPSDVESNLVLKIVDRLHFIPTVALGAISYYIGGAEYLGAFFLSTTILFHGVATVNSLSHIMGDQPFTTNDYSRNHWLVAFLTLGEGWHNLHHAFQSSARHGITVREGQVAYLPDPTFWFIKMLEFLKLASKIRVPSETELLACARNQNFQNSVFKAEAEISV; from the coding sequence ATGAAGCAATACTCTAATCTCACGATTATTTCTTACATAGTAGGCCCTACTTTGATCGTGGTGAGTCATTTAGGATCGCTACTGATTATTGTTACTGGCTTCTCATGGGGTGCTGCCTTGTGGGCCATGTTATTGTATGTAATACGAATGCTTGCAACTACTGGCATCTACCATAGACTACTCACCCACAAGAGCTACCAGGCTCCAACCTCAGTTCTATGGGTTGGAAGCATCGTGGCTGCTTCCGCCGGGCAGATGGGGCCAAGTTGGTGGAAAGCTCACCATATAGCCCATCATCAATCTTCAGACCAGGAAAAAGATCCTCATTCTCCATATACGCCTTTCAAGGGGATCAAAGGATTCTGGTGGTCTCAAGCTGGATGGCTATTCTCCCCGCAGTTTTTTCCCTCGAAGCTTCCCAGCGATGTTGAGAGTAATCTGGTTTTGAAGATTGTTGATCGTTTGCACTTCATTCCCACCGTTGCTTTAGGTGCTATCTCATACTACATCGGTGGAGCTGAATATCTCGGCGCTTTTTTCCTCAGCACGACTATCCTCTTTCATGGTGTCGCCACTGTCAACTCACTCAGCCACATAATGGGCGACCAACCGTTCACAACCAACGACTACAGTCGGAACCACTGGCTCGTTGCGTTTCTGACCTTGGGTGAAGGCTGGCATAATCTTCATCATGCATTCCAGTCCTCAGCCCGACATGGCATCACCGTGCGAGAGGGACAGGTTGCCTATCTTCCAGACCCAACATTTTGGTTCATCAAAATGCTTGAGTTCCTAAAGCTAGCGTCAAAGATTAGAGTGCCTTCTGAAACAGAACTTCTCGCTTGCGCCAGAAACCAAAACTTTCAGAACTCAGTGTTCAAGGCTGAAGCAGAGATATCCGTTTGA
- the trpS gene encoding tryptophan--tRNA ligase, which translates to MGKQRVLSGVQPTGNYHLGNYLGAIRNWVEGQSEYENYLFVADLHAITVPHDPKQLAADTYTLAALYLACGLDLNHSTIFVQSHVSAHSELTWLLNCITPLNWLQDMIQFKEKAVKQGENVSAGLLDYPVLMAADILLYQADKVPVGEDQKQHLELTRDIAARLNHQFGKPDQPVLKLPDPLIRKEGARVMSLADGTRKMSKSDPSDLSRISLLDSPEQIQYKIKRCKTDPIRGLTFDDPGRPECNNLLTLYTLLSGQRKEDVAVECQDMGWGQFKPLLTDTIIESLKPIQEKYQAITGDKSYLESVLRDGGEKARAIANQTLSQVKAALGYSLPL; encoded by the coding sequence ATGGGCAAGCAACGTGTTCTTTCTGGAGTTCAACCAACCGGCAATTACCATCTAGGTAACTATTTGGGAGCCATTCGCAACTGGGTAGAAGGTCAGAGCGAATACGAAAATTACCTTTTTGTGGCTGATTTGCACGCGATTACAGTGCCACACGACCCAAAACAGTTAGCGGCTGATACCTACACTCTTGCTGCTCTCTATCTAGCTTGTGGTCTTGATTTAAATCACTCCACTATCTTTGTACAATCTCACGTTTCGGCCCACAGTGAACTCACCTGGTTGCTCAATTGCATTACACCTCTGAACTGGCTGCAAGACATGATTCAGTTTAAGGAAAAGGCCGTTAAGCAGGGAGAAAATGTGAGTGCAGGCTTATTGGATTACCCTGTGCTGATGGCAGCTGATATTTTGCTTTACCAAGCTGATAAAGTGCCAGTGGGTGAAGACCAAAAGCAACATTTGGAATTGACACGGGATATTGCAGCTCGGTTAAATCACCAATTTGGTAAACCAGATCAACCAGTTTTGAAGTTACCAGATCCTTTGATTCGCAAGGAAGGGGCAAGGGTGATGAGTTTGGCGGATGGTACACGCAAAATGTCGAAGTCCGATCCTTCCGATTTAAGCCGGATTAGTTTGCTAGATTCACCGGAACAGATTCAATACAAGATTAAACGTTGTAAAACCGATCCGATTCGTGGGCTGACTTTTGACGATCCAGGGCGTCCAGAGTGTAATAATTTGTTAACGCTGTATACATTGCTTTCTGGGCAGAGAAAGGAAGATGTAGCAGTTGAGTGTCAGGATATGGGCTGGGGACAATTCAAGCCATTATTGACAGATACAATTATCGAATCTCTGAAACCAATCCAAGAAAAATATCAGGCGATAACGGGCGATAAAAGTTATTTGGAGTCTGTGTTGCGGGATGGAGGGGAAAAAGCGAGAGCGATCGCAAATCAAACTTTATCACAAGTCAAAGCTGCTTTAGGCTATTCTCTGCCTCTATAA
- a CDS encoding methylenetetrahydrofolate reductase, producing MHHTHSPTAFCRAVHAGEFLVTAEVAPPKGGDPTHMIQMAATLKGRVHAVNVTDGSRAVLRMSSLIASVILSQNGIEPICQIACRDRNRISLQADLMGAHALGIRNILALTGDTVKAGDHPDAKAVFDLEAVRLLQLIRKMNQGVDFNEKPLTDGALDLFVGAAVDPQCKSWSGLQSRFERKIEAGAQFFQSQLITDFDLLEKFMNTIASGYKKPILAGIFLLKSAKNAQFINRCVPGVNIPQHIIDRLAKAKDPFEEGIKIAAEQVQIARQLCQGVHMMAVKREDAIAPILDLAGVAPVNQLVSK from the coding sequence ATGCATCACACCCATAGCCCCACGGCTTTTTGCAGAGCTGTACATGCAGGTGAGTTTCTAGTTACTGCTGAGGTAGCACCGCCGAAAGGGGGAGATCCAACGCACATGATTCAAATGGCGGCGACTCTTAAGGGGAGGGTTCATGCCGTCAATGTTACTGATGGTAGCCGCGCTGTGTTACGGATGTCTTCGTTAATCGCGTCGGTGATTTTATCACAAAACGGCATAGAGCCGATTTGTCAAATTGCTTGCCGCGATCGCAACCGCATTAGTTTACAAGCTGATTTGATGGGCGCTCATGCTTTGGGTATTCGTAATATTCTAGCTTTGACTGGCGACACAGTAAAAGCAGGCGATCATCCAGATGCTAAAGCAGTGTTTGACTTAGAAGCTGTGCGACTGCTGCAACTGATTCGGAAAATGAATCAAGGTGTTGATTTTAATGAGAAACCTTTAACTGATGGAGCGTTAGATTTATTTGTTGGTGCAGCAGTAGATCCGCAATGTAAAAGTTGGTCGGGTTTACAAAGTCGATTTGAACGCAAAATCGAAGCCGGAGCGCAGTTTTTTCAAAGTCAGTTGATTACCGATTTTGATCTGCTAGAAAAATTTATGAATACGATTGCCTCTGGCTATAAAAAACCGATTTTGGCAGGAATTTTTCTTTTGAAATCGGCAAAAAATGCCCAATTTATTAATAGATGTGTTCCGGGTGTAAATATTCCCCAACATATTATTGATAGATTGGCAAAAGCCAAAGACCCTTTTGAAGAAGGGATCAAAATTGCCGCCGAGCAAGTGCAAATAGCACGGCAATTGTGTCAAGGAGTTCACATGATGGCGGTGAAACGAGAAGATGCGATCGCGCCAATTTTAGATTTGGCTGGGGTTGCTCCAGTTAATCAGTTGGTATCCAAGTAA
- a CDS encoding Rpn family recombination-promoting nuclease/putative transposase: protein MVIYPQRSLDPSDRLPYELLLDSSQVQRIYLDELDTREDSLQVAIVKLIIEREETAIDKGRELILQARQQLTDETTTKQIVELIETILLYKFTRLSREELAEMLGIDDEFKNTRMYQSILKDGLEEGRQEGRQEAKLEAVPRLLALGLSVEQVAVALDLTVAQVQQAVQNQSR from the coding sequence GTGGTTATCTATCCCCAAAGGAGTTTAGATCCAAGCGATCGCCTACCGTATGAGTTGCTTCTAGACAGTTCACAAGTGCAACGCATTTATCTAGATGAATTGGATACGAGAGAGGACTCACTGCAAGTTGCGATCGTTAAATTAATTATCGAAAGGGAAGAGACAGCCATTGACAAAGGTAGAGAATTAATTTTACAAGCAAGGCAACAACTGACAGATGAAACAACCACCAAGCAAATTGTAGAATTAATAGAGACTATTCTCTTGTACAAATTTACCCGGTTAAGCCGAGAGGAGTTAGCAGAAATGTTGGGTATAGATGACGAATTCAAAAACACAAGGATGTATCAATCAATCCTAAAAGATGGCTTAGAAGAAGGTCGCCAAGAAGGTCGCCAGGAAGCTAAGTTAGAGGCTGTTCCTCGGTTGTTGGCATTAGGGTTGAGTGTGGAACAAGTGGCGGTGGCTCTCGATTTGACAGTGGCGCAAGTACAGCAAGCAGTCCAAAATCAGTCTCGCTGA
- a CDS encoding phosphate-starvation-inducible PsiE family protein has product MQKRQKSRFLFSDRWLDRQSIVRNMEAFQDLIVIVLCLGLFAVMLIQLWGIAIALTQPLDYKHVTAKILFVLILVELFRLLMVYLQEHSISVGVAVEVTIVSLLREVVVHGALEIYWVNTLAICGLLFVLGGLLVVCAKTPHMDCMSANTKFCPVVYRGGRERQNELELQYSRQCDENQPLG; this is encoded by the coding sequence ATGCAAAAGCGCCAGAAAAGTCGATTTTTATTTAGCGATCGCTGGCTTGATCGGCAATCAATTGTTCGCAACATGGAAGCCTTTCAAGACTTAATTGTGATTGTTTTGTGTTTGGGTTTGTTCGCTGTCATGCTAATCCAATTGTGGGGGATAGCTATCGCCCTCACGCAGCCACTAGACTATAAACATGTGACTGCAAAAATACTATTTGTGTTGATTTTAGTCGAGTTATTTCGACTATTAATGGTCTATTTGCAAGAACATAGTATCTCTGTAGGAGTTGCAGTTGAGGTAACAATTGTATCTCTACTGCGAGAGGTAGTAGTTCACGGAGCGCTGGAAATTTATTGGGTTAATACGCTTGCAATTTGTGGTTTGTTGTTCGTTTTAGGTGGACTACTCGTGGTGTGTGCGAAAACGCCACACATGGATTGTATGAGCGCGAACACTAAGTTTTGTCCGGTTGTCTATAGAGGAGGTAGAGAACGGCAAAATGAATTGGAATTACAATATTCACGTCAATGCGATGAAAACCAACCGCTTGGATAA
- a CDS encoding lipopolysaccharide assembly protein LapB, whose protein sequence is MRLSFFKYRIAGLICLMLLVVSISSPSLALSPPIASKLAQSNTKTAIDWLNQGLQAIQAGKVQDAIAAFKQAAKLDSTLSPAYYNLGLAYRQTGQLQPAADAFYRATQADPKFAPAFANLGGALLEGNNLQLASDYLQRALEIDPKLGFAHYNLGLVREQEGDCKRAIASFKKAIEYSKNAPEPPYHIGMCYLQQGKLDQARSAFNQAVKINPKYPEAYYNLGSILFQQSKLQEALEAFRKSAEANSNYPNAYYGAGLVFMQLKQYSDAVQVLQFARDLYNTQKNPQWAKNAEKLLQQVQNLNYQPR, encoded by the coding sequence ATGAGATTATCATTCTTTAAATATCGCATAGCAGGGTTAATATGTTTAATGTTGCTGGTTGTGAGTATTTCCTCCCCTTCTCTCGCTTTATCTCCTCCTATCGCCTCAAAGCTGGCGCAATCGAATACTAAAACTGCTATAGATTGGTTAAATCAAGGCTTACAAGCAATTCAGGCGGGAAAGGTACAAGATGCGATCGCTGCCTTTAAACAAGCAGCTAAATTAGATTCGACATTATCACCAGCGTACTATAACTTAGGGCTAGCATACAGACAAACGGGACAATTACAACCCGCTGCCGATGCCTTTTATCGAGCGACACAAGCTGATCCGAAATTTGCTCCAGCTTTTGCTAATTTAGGCGGTGCGTTGTTAGAAGGCAATAATTTACAGTTAGCTAGCGATTATTTACAACGAGCGCTAGAAATTGATCCCAAACTCGGATTCGCCCATTATAACTTGGGGTTGGTACGAGAGCAGGAAGGAGATTGTAAACGAGCGATCGCATCTTTTAAAAAAGCCATAGAATATAGCAAAAATGCACCAGAACCTCCTTACCATATAGGGATGTGTTATCTCCAACAAGGTAAACTCGATCAAGCAAGAAGTGCCTTTAATCAGGCAGTAAAAATTAACCCAAAGTATCCCGAAGCTTACTACAACCTTGGTTCAATTTTATTTCAACAAAGTAAATTACAAGAGGCATTAGAAGCTTTTAGAAAATCAGCCGAAGCTAACTCTAATTATCCTAATGCTTATTATGGTGCAGGGTTAGTTTTTATGCAGTTAAAGCAATATAGCGATGCAGTACAAGTATTGCAATTTGCTAGAGATTTATACAATACTCAGAAGAATCCTCAGTGGGCGAAAAATGCCGAGAAATTGTTGCAACAAGTACAAAATTTAAATTACCAACCTCGCTGA